One segment of Strix aluco isolate bStrAlu1 chromosome 4, bStrAlu1.hap1, whole genome shotgun sequence DNA contains the following:
- the LEPROTL1 gene encoding leptin receptor overlapping transcript-like 1, protein MAGIKALISLSFGGAVGLMFLMLGCALPQYNQYWPLFVLFFYILSPIPYCIARRLVDDTDATSNACKELAIFLTTGIVVSAFGLPIVFARAELIYWGACALVLTGNTVIFATILGFFLVFGSNDDFSWQQW, encoded by the exons ATGGCCGGCATCAAAg CCTTGATCAGCCTGTCCTTTGGGGGAGCAGTCGGACTAATGTTCTTGATGCTTGGATGTGCCCTCCCCCAATACAA cCAGTACTGGCcactgtttgttctgtttttttacaTCCTTTCTCCTATCCCATACTGCATAGCAAGAAGATTGGTAGATGACACAGATGCTACAAGTAATGCCTGCAAGGAGCTAGCAATATTTCTTACAACAGGCATTGTTGTCTCAGCGTTCGGGCTACCGATAGTGTTTGCAAGAGCAGAACTG ATTTACTGGGGCGCCTGTGCACTTGTTCTTACGGGGAATACAGTCATCTTTGCCACGATCCTAGGATTTTTCTTGGTCTTTGGCAGCAATGACGACTTCAGCTGGCAGCAGTGGTGA
- the SARAF gene encoding store-operated calcium entry-associated regulatory factor isoform X2 — protein sequence MAAAGRAGAGPGLFLFFLWAVVGPAQCWDQPGRVLLREVQALTLYRGQYTAFRRTAAVPQLRCTGGTAGCSHVPEVVQCYNRGWDGYDVQWQCKADLEHIYRFGQIEVSCEGYDYPDDPYILRGSCSLLFRLELTEEGERKVKNSGSFGSSYYQSRKNSSDSGAGVIVLIVLLVLAFGVYKLFLSNQQPQQSFGDSDGFTRPSWQSEQAPPPGFKPSFTGNGFGTHSHHGTNSGPGFWTGLGAGGLLGYLAGSHRAQPRSPYYSMWTDATAAPPMNGQSSNSTQGTSSGTRTASGFGGTKRR from the exons ATGGCGGCTGCCGGGCGGGCTGGGGCCGGTCCTGGGCTTTTCTTGTTCTTCCTCTGGGCTGTCGTGGGCCCCGCGCAGTGCTGGGACCAGCCGG GGAGGGTTCTGCTGAGGGAGGTACAGGCGCTCACTCTCTACAGAGGTCAGTACACGGCATTCCGGCGGACAGCTGCGGTCCCTCAGTTACGGTGCACAGGAGGCACTGCTGGATGTTCCCATGTCCCTGAGGTTGTTCAGTGTTACAATAGAGGTTGGGATGGCTATGATGTACAG tggcAGTGCAAAGCAGACCTGGAACATATATACCGCTTTGGACAAATCGAAGTGAGCTGTGAAGGCTATGATTATCCGGATGATCCTTACATCTTAAGAGGCTCCTGTAGTTTGCTGTTCAGGCTAGAGCTGACTGAGGAAGGTGAAAGGAAAGTGAAGAACTCTGGAAGCTTTGGCTCTAGCTATTATCAGTCAAGAAAGAATTCTTCTGATTCTGGTGCTGGAGTGATTGTTTTAATTGTTCTTCTGGTTCTTGCTTTTGGAGTATACAAGCTCTTCCTTAGCAACCAGCAGCCTCAGCAGAGTTTTGGTGACAGTGATGGATTCACTAGGCCTTCCTGGCAGAGTGAGCAGGCACCTCCTCCTGGTTTTAAGCCCAGCTTCACAG GCAATGGCTTTGGGACTCATTCCCATCATGGAACCAATTCAGGACCAGGGTTTTGGACTGGATTAGGAGCTGGAGGCTTGCTAGGCTACTTGGCTGGCAGTCACAG AGCACAGCCGCGTTCCCCGTATTACAGTATGTGGACAGATGCCACAGCTGCCCCTCCAATGAATGGGCAGTCAAGCAATTCCACACAAGGTACCAGTTCAGGAACAAGAACTGCTTCTG GCTTTGGGGGCACAAAACGAAGATGA
- the SARAF gene encoding store-operated calcium entry-associated regulatory factor isoform X1, protein MAAAGRAGAGPGLFLFFLWAVVGPAQCWDQPGRVLLREVQALTLYRGQYTAFRRTAAVPQLRCTGGTAGCSHVPEVVQCYNRGWDGYDVQWQCKADLEHIYRFGQIEVSCEGYDYPDDPYILRGSCSLLFRLELTEEGERKVKNSGSFGSSYYQSRKNSSDSGAGVIVLIVLLVLAFGVYKLFLSNQQPQQSFGDSDGFTRPSWQSEQAPPPGFKPSFTEGNGFGTHSHHGTNSGPGFWTGLGAGGLLGYLAGSHRAQPRSPYYSMWTDATAAPPMNGQSSNSTQGTSSGTRTASGFGGTKRR, encoded by the exons ATGGCGGCTGCCGGGCGGGCTGGGGCCGGTCCTGGGCTTTTCTTGTTCTTCCTCTGGGCTGTCGTGGGCCCCGCGCAGTGCTGGGACCAGCCGG GGAGGGTTCTGCTGAGGGAGGTACAGGCGCTCACTCTCTACAGAGGTCAGTACACGGCATTCCGGCGGACAGCTGCGGTCCCTCAGTTACGGTGCACAGGAGGCACTGCTGGATGTTCCCATGTCCCTGAGGTTGTTCAGTGTTACAATAGAGGTTGGGATGGCTATGATGTACAG tggcAGTGCAAAGCAGACCTGGAACATATATACCGCTTTGGACAAATCGAAGTGAGCTGTGAAGGCTATGATTATCCGGATGATCCTTACATCTTAAGAGGCTCCTGTAGTTTGCTGTTCAGGCTAGAGCTGACTGAGGAAGGTGAAAGGAAAGTGAAGAACTCTGGAAGCTTTGGCTCTAGCTATTATCAGTCAAGAAAGAATTCTTCTGATTCTGGTGCTGGAGTGATTGTTTTAATTGTTCTTCTGGTTCTTGCTTTTGGAGTATACAAGCTCTTCCTTAGCAACCAGCAGCCTCAGCAGAGTTTTGGTGACAGTGATGGATTCACTAGGCCTTCCTGGCAGAGTGAGCAGGCACCTCCTCCTGGTTTTAAGCCCAGCTTCACAG aaGGCAATGGCTTTGGGACTCATTCCCATCATGGAACCAATTCAGGACCAGGGTTTTGGACTGGATTAGGAGCTGGAGGCTTGCTAGGCTACTTGGCTGGCAGTCACAG AGCACAGCCGCGTTCCCCGTATTACAGTATGTGGACAGATGCCACAGCTGCCCCTCCAATGAATGGGCAGTCAAGCAATTCCACACAAGGTACCAGTTCAGGAACAAGAACTGCTTCTG GCTTTGGGGGCACAAAACGAAGATGA
- the SRP72 gene encoding signal recognition particle subunit SRP72 — protein MAAAAAAAGGAGAAAALWSEVNRCGQNGDFARALKSVNKILQISKDDVTALQCKVVCLIQNGSFKEALGVINTHTKVLTSDIIAFEKAYCEYRLNRIENALKTIQSASQQTDKLKELYGQVLYRLERYDDCLAAYRDLIRNSQDEYEEERKTNLSAVVAAQSTWEKVMPEDLGLREATYELCYNSACALIGQGKLNEAMKKLQKAEELCRQSLSEDSDVTEEDIEAELAIIHGQMAYIMQLQGRTEDALQLYNQIIKLKPTDVGLLAVIANNIITINKDQNVFDSKKKVKLTNAEGVEHKLSKKQLQAIEFNKALLAMYTNQADQCRKLSASLQSQSPEHLLPVLIQAAQLCREKQHAKAVGLLQDFADQHPANAAEIKLTMAQLKIAQGSVTKACMILRSIEELQHKPGMVSALVTMYSHEEDIDSAIEVFTQAIQWYQQFQPKSPVHLSLIREAANFKLKHGRKKEAISDLEELWKQNPKDVHTLAQLISAYSLVDPEKAKVLSKHLPSSDTMSLKVDVDALENSHGATYVRKKAGKLTGDNQQKEPGQGDVKKKKKKKKGKLPKNYDPKVTPDPERWLPMRERSYYRGRKKGKKKDQVGKGTQGSTTTGSSELDASRTASSPPTSPRPGSAAAVSATSNVIPPRHQKPAGAPATKKKQQQKKKKGAKGGW, from the exons atggcggcggcagcagcggcggcgggcggcgcgggggccgcggcggcgctGTGGAGCGAGGTGAACCGCTGCGGCCAGAACGGGGACTTCGCCCGCGCGCTCAAGTCCGTTAACAAAA TACTGCAGATCAGCAAAGATGATGTGACTGCACTTCAGTGTAAAGTAGTGTGTCTTATCCAGAACGGGAGCTTCAAGGAAGCCCTCGGCGTAATCAACACCCACACTAAAGTGTTAACCAG TGACATTATTGCCTTTGAGAAGGCCTACTGTGAATACAGGTTGAATCGTATTGAAAATGCTCTCAAAACCATTCAGAGTGCCAGTCAGCAGACAGACAAACTGAAGGAGCTTTATGGACAAGTG TTGTACAGGTTGGAGCGTTACGACGATTGTCTGGCTGCATACAGGGATCTCATCCGCAACTCCCAGGATGaatatgaggaagagagaaaaaccaACCTCTCTGCTGTTGTGGCAGCACAAAGCACATGGGAGAAGGTGATGCCA GAGGATTTGGGCCTTCGAGAAGCTACCTACGAACTGTGTTATAACAGTGCGTGTGCATTGATTGGGCAAGGAAAGTTGAATGAAGCAATGAAAAAACTACAGAAAGCAGAAG aGCTCTGCCGCCAGTCGCTGTCAGAAGACTCT GATGTGACAGAGGAAGACATTGAGGCTGAACTGGCCATTATTCATGGTCAGATGGCTTATATCATGCAACTGCAAGGTCGTACAGAGGATGCTCTACAGCTCTACAATCAAATAATCAAGTTGAA gcCAACAGATGTAGGACTGCTTGCTGTCATTGCAAATAACATCATCACAATTAACAAG GACCAAAATGTCTTTGACTCGAAGAAAAAGGTGAAGCTGACCAATGCAGAAGGTGTTGAGCATAAACTCTCCAAGAAACAGCTCCAGGCAATTGAATTCAACAAAGCTTTGCTGGCAATGTACACTAACCAG GCAGATCAGTGCCGCAAGCTGTCAGCGAGCCTGCAGTCGCAGAGCCCTGAGCATCTGCTCCCTGTGCTTATCCAGGCAGCTCAACTGTGTCGCGAGAAGCAGCATGCAAAGGCCGTAGGGCTCTTGCAG GACTTTGCAGACCAGCACCCTGCCAATGCAGCTGAGATCAAGCTGACGATGGCCCAGCTGAAAATTGCTCAAG GCAGTGTCACCAAAGCCTGCATGATCCTGAGGAGCATAGAAGAACTGCAGCACAAGCCTGGTATG GTGTCTGCGTTGGTGACAATGTACAGTCATGAAGAGGACATTGACAGTGCAATTGAGGTCTTCACACAGGCTATCCAGTGGTATCAGCAATTCCAG CCGAAGTCTCCTGTCCATCTGTCACTGATAAGGGAAGCTGCCAACTTCAAATTAAAGCATGGCAGGAAGAAGGAAGCAATCAGCGACTTGGAGGAGCTCTGGAA GCAAAACCCAAAAGATGTGCATACCCTGGCACAGCTCATCTCTGCCTACTCCCTGGTGGACCCTGAAAAAGCTAAAGT TCTTAGCAAACACTTGCCTTCCTCGGATACCATGTCACTGAAGGTAGATGTTGATGCGCTGGAGAACTCCCATGGAGCAACCTATGTTCGGAAGAAAGCTGGGAAGCTCACTGGGGACAACCAGCAGAAGGAGCCAGG ACAAGGAGAtgtgaagaagaagaagaaaaaaaagaagg GAAAGCTGCCTAAGAACTACGACCCCAAGGTGACTCCTGACCCTGAGCGGTGGCTTCCAATGCGAGAGCGTTCCTACTATCGTGGACGgaagaagggcaagaagaaggATCAGGTTGGCAAGGGGACTCAGGGTTCAACCACAACTGGCTCCTCTGAACT GGATGCCAGTAGGACTGCCAGCAGCCCACCTACCTCCCCTCGGCCCGGCAGTGCTGCAGCTGTATCAGCCACAAGTAACGTCATCCCTCCCAGGCACCAAAAACCTGCTGGTGCCCCGGCCACCAAGaagaaacagcaacagaagaagaagaaaggggctAAAGGAGGGTGGTAA